Proteins co-encoded in one Natronorubrum daqingense genomic window:
- the hemC gene encoding hydroxymethylbilane synthase: MRTRGTLRLATRGSALARRQASLVKEALENRRYEVELVSVETTGDQIRDELIHRLGKTGAFVRELDERVLEGDLDGAIHSMKDMPTEQPEELVTAAVPERGRPGDLLVTPDGSTLEELPDGATVGTSSLRRRAQLLSERPDLTVEPLRGNVDTRLEKLLAPTLQAEHQDRSEADKERKGNTGDEDFEPEFDQNVDDWFDGLSELEKQALGREVETEYDAIVLAEAGLERSGLARHVDTHSLSTNTFVPAPGQGALAVTAIDGETARDVQSAIDHPRSRVETTVERTILAELGGGCIAPIGIYAVVQGEYVHTSVSVSDRDGEESVVASRDLPVDNHAVAAREFAQDLADRGAAALIEQASENGGDGPVSEQDKPEGK; encoded by the coding sequence GCGACACGGGGGTCCGCACTCGCTCGGCGACAGGCCTCACTGGTGAAAGAGGCCCTCGAGAATCGACGCTACGAGGTCGAACTCGTCTCCGTCGAGACGACGGGCGATCAGATCAGGGACGAACTGATCCATCGGCTGGGAAAGACCGGCGCGTTCGTTCGCGAACTCGACGAACGCGTCCTCGAGGGCGACCTCGACGGCGCGATCCACTCGATGAAGGACATGCCGACCGAACAGCCCGAAGAACTCGTCACGGCTGCCGTCCCCGAACGCGGCCGCCCGGGAGACCTCCTCGTGACCCCCGACGGATCGACGCTCGAGGAACTCCCAGACGGCGCAACCGTCGGCACCTCGAGCCTTCGGCGTCGCGCGCAACTGCTCTCCGAGCGACCCGACCTCACGGTCGAACCGCTACGCGGGAATGTCGACACGCGACTCGAGAAACTGCTCGCGCCCACGCTGCAGGCGGAACATCAGGACCGCTCCGAGGCGGACAAGGAACGAAAGGGGAACACCGGAGACGAAGATTTCGAGCCCGAGTTCGACCAGAACGTCGACGACTGGTTCGACGGCCTCTCCGAACTCGAGAAACAGGCCCTCGGCCGCGAGGTCGAAACTGAGTACGACGCAATCGTACTCGCGGAAGCGGGCCTCGAACGAAGCGGCCTCGCTCGCCACGTCGATACGCACTCGCTCTCGACGAATACGTTCGTCCCCGCGCCGGGCCAGGGTGCGCTCGCGGTGACCGCGATCGACGGCGAAACCGCTCGAGACGTCCAATCGGCGATCGACCACCCGCGCAGTCGCGTCGAGACGACGGTCGAGCGAACGATTCTTGCCGAACTCGGCGGCGGCTGTATCGCCCCGATCGGCATCTACGCCGTCGTGCAGGGTGAGTACGTCCACACCAGCGTCAGCGTCTCCGACCGCGACGGCGAGGAGTCGGTCGTCGCCAGCCGAGACCTCCCCGTCGATAACCACGCCGTGGCTGCTCGCGAGTTCGCGCAGGATCTCGCCGACCGCGGCGCTGCTGCGTTGATCGAACAAGCCAGCGAGAACGGCGGCGACGGACCTGTCTCCGAGCAAGATAAGCCGGAGGGGAAGTGA
- the cobA gene encoding uroporphyrinogen-III C-methyltransferase: MSDQSPDAESDAAAASEADSTSGADLETGTVSLVGSGPGDPELLTVKAKRLLETADVVLHDKLPGPEIIEMLPEDRREDVGKRAGGERTSQPEINERLVELARDGKRVVRLKGGDSFVFGRGGEEAEYLAAHDVPFEVVPAVTSAIAAPAVAGVPVTHRDHASSVSFVTGHEDPTKDESSVDWEALAATGGTIVVLMGVGRLPDYTTELLEAGMAPETPVALVERGTWPGQRVATGTLETIVDVRDEHDISPPAVTVIGDVAGTRESVVELLQNEYGVESEDT, from the coding sequence ATGTCAGATCAGTCCCCCGACGCCGAATCCGACGCGGCCGCCGCCTCGGAGGCCGACTCCACCTCCGGCGCCGACCTCGAGACCGGTACCGTCTCCCTCGTCGGCAGCGGCCCCGGCGACCCGGAGCTGTTGACCGTCAAGGCCAAACGGCTGCTCGAGACGGCCGACGTGGTTCTTCACGACAAGCTCCCGGGCCCGGAAATCATCGAGATGCTCCCCGAGGACAGACGCGAAGACGTCGGCAAGCGCGCCGGCGGCGAGCGAACGTCCCAGCCCGAAATCAACGAGCGACTGGTCGAACTCGCCCGCGACGGTAAGCGCGTCGTTCGACTCAAAGGCGGCGACTCGTTCGTCTTCGGCCGCGGCGGCGAAGAGGCGGAGTACCTCGCGGCCCACGACGTGCCGTTCGAGGTCGTCCCCGCCGTCACGTCGGCCATCGCCGCCCCCGCCGTCGCCGGCGTTCCGGTTACCCACCGCGATCACGCCTCCTCAGTCTCGTTCGTCACCGGACACGAGGACCCGACGAAGGACGAGTCGTCGGTCGACTGGGAGGCGCTCGCCGCGACGGGCGGCACCATCGTCGTCCTGATGGGCGTCGGTCGACTGCCGGACTACACGACCGAACTCCTCGAGGCCGGAATGGCCCCCGAGACGCCCGTTGCCCTCGTCGAACGGGGAACCTGGCCCGGCCAGCGGGTCGCAACCGGGACGCTCGAGACCATCGTCGACGTTCGTGACGAGCACGACATTTCGCCGCCCGCCGTGACGGTCATCGGCGACGTCGCCGGCACCCGCGAGTCGGTCGTCGAATTGCTCCAAAACGAGTACGGCGTCGAGAGCGAGGATACCTGA
- a CDS encoding uroporphyrinogen-III synthase yields the protein MRETPTIAVFRPDDERLADAVSLLEDLGADPVADPMLAVKATDATPRTDAEYVVLTSKTGAELVSQAGWDPGAQTVCAIGPATADALRAEGYAVDVVPEEYTSSGLVAELADDIDGARIEVARSDHGSPVLLEGFEGAGAYVHETILYRLVRPEGSGESAELAANGALDAACFTSSLTVEHFLEAAAERGIREDALAGLADATVGVIGEPTAETARSLGIDADVIPDDAMFDALARETVAAVSDR from the coding sequence ATGCGCGAAACACCCACCATCGCCGTCTTCCGTCCCGACGACGAGCGCCTCGCGGACGCCGTCTCCCTGCTCGAGGACCTCGGAGCCGACCCGGTGGCAGATCCGATGCTCGCCGTCAAGGCGACCGACGCGACCCCACGAACCGACGCGGAGTACGTCGTCCTCACGAGCAAGACCGGCGCGGAACTCGTCTCGCAGGCGGGCTGGGACCCCGGCGCACAGACCGTCTGTGCGATCGGTCCCGCGACGGCCGACGCGCTCCGTGCGGAGGGGTACGCAGTCGACGTCGTCCCCGAGGAGTACACCTCGAGCGGTCTCGTCGCCGAGTTAGCCGACGACATCGACGGCGCTCGTATCGAGGTCGCTCGCAGCGATCACGGCAGCCCCGTCCTGCTCGAGGGGTTCGAAGGCGCCGGCGCGTACGTTCACGAGACGATCCTCTACCGACTGGTCCGGCCCGAAGGAAGCGGCGAATCGGCCGAACTGGCCGCCAACGGAGCACTCGACGCCGCGTGTTTCACCTCGTCGCTGACCGTCGAGCACTTCCTCGAGGCCGCAGCCGAACGCGGCATTCGCGAGGACGCACTTGCAGGACTCGCTGACGCGACCGTCGGCGTCATCGGCGAGCCGACGGCCGAGACCGCTCGATCGCTGGGAATCGACGCCGACGTGATCCCCGACGACGCGATGTTCGACGCGCTCGCCCGGGAGACAGTTGCGGCCGTCAGCGATCGTTGA
- a CDS encoding DHHA1 domain-containing protein, with protein sequence MTGPVPALEDRAVACANRLLEADRVLLASHIDADGLTSAAVAAQALERAEIQFETVFEKQLDEAAIARIAATEYDTVLFTDFGSGQLDDIGEHEDDGAFTPVIADHHQPADRDTEYHLNPLLFGINGASELSGAGASYVLARALADVSSTAATDGGTKPADDPATTPRTDNRDLAALAVVGAVGDMQASGGELHGANAKIVEEGVDAGVLETGTDLALYGKQTRPLPKLLEYATDVQIPGISNSERGALRFLDGLDLELKRDGEWRRWSGLSGDEKQTIASALVQRAVSKGVPASKIDQLVGTAYVLPEEPVGTELRDASEFSTLLNATARYERADVGLGVCLGDRDGALERARKLLRDHRRNLSNGIDLVTEKGVTHEENLQWFDAGDEIRETIVGIVAGMAMGNQGISRSKPILAFAEKSADPRSAENSADAQSADQTGEAATETDGGELKVSARGTHALVRQGLDLSVVVGEAARAVGGDGGGHDVAAGATVPKGEEAEFLERADEIVGEQLA encoded by the coding sequence ATGACCGGGCCGGTGCCAGCACTCGAGGACCGAGCCGTCGCGTGTGCAAACCGACTGCTCGAGGCCGACCGCGTCCTCCTCGCCTCGCACATCGACGCAGACGGATTGACCAGCGCCGCGGTCGCCGCACAGGCGCTCGAGCGCGCCGAGATCCAATTCGAGACTGTCTTCGAGAAGCAACTCGACGAGGCGGCGATCGCCCGAATCGCTGCGACCGAGTACGACACCGTCCTGTTCACCGACTTCGGCAGCGGGCAACTCGACGACATCGGCGAGCACGAAGACGACGGCGCGTTCACGCCCGTCATCGCGGACCACCACCAGCCCGCGGATCGCGACACGGAGTACCACCTCAACCCGCTCCTCTTCGGGATCAACGGGGCCTCGGAGCTTTCGGGCGCGGGTGCCAGTTATGTCCTCGCGCGGGCGCTCGCCGATGTCTCGTCGACAGCCGCGACCGACGGTGGCACGAAACCGGCCGACGACCCCGCGACGACTCCGCGGACGGACAATCGAGACCTCGCCGCGCTTGCCGTCGTCGGCGCCGTCGGCGATATGCAGGCCTCGGGCGGCGAACTCCACGGCGCGAACGCGAAGATCGTCGAGGAGGGCGTCGACGCCGGCGTCCTCGAGACCGGAACCGACCTCGCGCTCTACGGCAAACAGACGCGTCCCCTGCCGAAGCTCCTCGAGTACGCGACCGACGTACAGATTCCTGGTATCTCGAACAGCGAGCGCGGCGCACTGCGATTTTTGGACGGACTCGACCTCGAGTTGAAACGTGACGGCGAGTGGCGACGATGGTCCGGCCTCTCGGGCGACGAAAAGCAGACCATCGCCAGCGCGCTCGTCCAGCGCGCCGTCTCGAAGGGCGTTCCAGCCTCGAAGATCGACCAACTCGTCGGGACGGCGTACGTCCTGCCCGAGGAACCCGTCGGTACCGAACTCCGCGACGCCAGCGAGTTCTCGACGCTGCTCAACGCGACCGCTCGCTACGAACGCGCCGACGTCGGCCTCGGCGTCTGCCTCGGCGACCGAGACGGAGCACTCGAGCGGGCACGGAAACTCCTACGGGATCACCGCCGAAATCTCTCGAACGGCATCGACCTGGTCACCGAGAAGGGCGTCACCCACGAGGAGAACCTCCAGTGGTTCGACGCGGGCGACGAGATTCGCGAGACCATCGTCGGCATCGTCGCCGGCATGGCGATGGGGAATCAGGGAATCAGCCGTTCGAAACCGATTCTCGCGTTTGCGGAAAAGAGCGCGGATCCACGATCCGCCGAAAACAGCGCGGACGCCCAGTCCGCGGACCAAACCGGCGAAGCCGCGACGGAGACCGACGGGGGCGAACTGAAAGTCTCGGCTCGCGGCACGCACGCGCTCGTCCGGCAGGGACTCGACCTCTCGGTCGTCGTCGGCGAGGCCGCTCGAGCGGTCGGCGGCGACGGCGGCGGACACGACGTCGCTGCCGGCGCGACGGTACCGAAAGGAGAGGAGGCGGAATTTCTCGAGCGGGCCGACGAAATCGTCGGCGAACAACTCGCCTGA
- a CDS encoding PHP-associated domain-containing protein — MTTLLPFAIDFHVHSDDSYDGHEPIELILEHAADIGLDGVVITDHDEITESLRAAEIAPEYGLIGIPGVEVSTRHGHLLAIGVEERPDPGQPFMETVEAVRAAGGIAIVPHPFQRSRHGVRKRHIEDADAIETYNSMVFTGYRNRRARTFARRRGYPEIGASDAHYLPNVGKAYTEIIVASDDNSATKADIDGDALVDAILEGRTQIRGKRTPIHKSTIQYTKGAIRKSSYLVTKRTPLIPTIPSSMDRSEPRRS; from the coding sequence ATGACAACGTTGCTCCCCTTCGCTATCGACTTTCACGTCCACTCGGACGATTCCTACGACGGTCACGAACCGATCGAACTCATCCTCGAGCACGCGGCCGACATCGGGCTCGACGGGGTCGTTATCACCGACCACGACGAAATCACCGAGTCGCTCCGGGCCGCCGAAATTGCGCCCGAATACGGGCTGATCGGCATTCCCGGCGTCGAAGTCTCGACTCGCCACGGTCACCTGTTGGCGATCGGTGTCGAAGAACGGCCGGACCCCGGCCAGCCGTTCATGGAAACCGTCGAGGCCGTGCGTGCGGCGGGCGGTATCGCGATCGTTCCCCACCCGTTTCAACGCAGTCGCCACGGCGTTCGCAAGCGTCACATCGAGGATGCCGACGCGATCGAGACGTACAACTCGATGGTCTTTACCGGTTACCGAAACCGCCGCGCGCGGACGTTCGCTCGCCGTCGCGGTTATCCGGAGATCGGAGCGAGCGACGCCCACTATCTACCGAACGTCGGGAAGGCCTACACCGAAATCATCGTTGCCTCCGACGACAATTCGGCGACGAAAGCCGACATCGACGGCGACGCCCTCGTCGACGCCATTCTCGAGGGCCGAACCCAGATTCGGGGCAAACGCACGCCGATCCACAAAAGTACGATCCAGTACACCAAGGGTGCGATACGGAAGTCGTCGTATCTAGTGACCAAGCGAACGCCGCTTATCCCGACGATTCCGTCGTCGATGGATCGATCCGAACCCCGTCGGAGCTAA
- a CDS encoding DUF5783 family protein has protein sequence MADFDPEKFEDKYANYFPELQQAYKNAFNRMNDRYDSELVHAIDQQVLNESEPFYVGDDDDYESTFRIELPDQPHDRLSGVVVEKERFDQLLERHVEEIETELERVFGLQ, from the coding sequence ATGGCCGATTTCGATCCCGAGAAGTTCGAAGACAAGTACGCGAATTATTTCCCCGAGCTCCAGCAAGCGTACAAGAACGCATTCAATCGAATGAACGATCGCTACGACTCGGAACTGGTCCACGCGATCGACCAACAGGTGCTCAACGAGAGCGAACCGTTCTACGTCGGCGACGACGATGACTACGAGAGCACGTTCCGTATCGAACTTCCAGATCAACCCCACGATCGCCTCTCAGGGGTCGTCGTCGAAAAAGAACGATTCGACCAACTTCTCGAGCGACACGTCGAGGAGATCGAAACCGAATTGGAGCGCGTCTTCGGTCTCCAGTAA
- a CDS encoding NifU family protein: MSTETQNDGDDLEDRVANFLRRNFPQIQMHGGSAAIQDLDRESGEVTIALGGACSGCGISPMTIQAIKSRMVKEIPEIEQVNAHTGMEGGDEDDMGGMSPSFPGETVDDGEADEGPEAPF, from the coding sequence ATGAGTACCGAGACCCAAAACGACGGGGACGACCTCGAGGACCGCGTCGCGAACTTCCTGCGTCGGAACTTCCCACAGATTCAGATGCACGGCGGCAGTGCAGCGATTCAGGATCTCGACCGCGAGAGCGGTGAGGTCACGATTGCCCTCGGCGGTGCCTGCAGTGGCTGTGGTATCTCGCCGATGACGATTCAGGCGATCAAGAGCCGAATGGTCAAAGAGATTCCCGAGATCGAGCAGGTCAACGCCCACACCGGTATGGAAGGTGGCGACGAAGACGACATGGGTGGAATGAGCCCATCGTTCCCCGGTGAAACCGTCGACGACGGCGAAGCAGACGAAGGTCCCGAAGCACCGTTTTAA
- a CDS encoding ketopantoate reductase family protein yields MNIVVFGAGSVGSLVGGLLARERSNDVTLVGRDPHISAIQRSGLEIRGELEASTTPAATTDGRHLEGDLAIVTVKSFDTVAAARTLATGSFDAVLSLQNGLGNEATIETHLECPVLAGTASYGAILVEPGLVECTGIGEVVLGARDGGKSRRADEVGALFDSAGLETTVDEEMPCRLWEKLAVNTGINPVTALTRTDNAAVLEDEARPLARGVVRETARTARASGISLSNREALTALESVASDTAANTSSMHQDVLAGQRTEIDSLNGYVVDQSAKVGVETPMNHSLTSLVRTWERGKGLR; encoded by the coding sequence ATGAACATCGTCGTTTTCGGAGCCGGGAGTGTGGGGAGCCTCGTCGGGGGGCTTCTCGCGCGCGAACGATCGAACGACGTCACGCTCGTCGGCCGAGACCCCCATATCAGTGCGATTCAACGCTCGGGACTCGAGATCCGAGGCGAACTCGAGGCATCGACGACTCCGGCTGCAACCACCGACGGCCGACACCTCGAAGGTGACCTCGCGATCGTGACGGTCAAATCGTTCGACACGGTCGCTGCCGCCCGCACACTCGCGACGGGCTCGTTCGACGCCGTCCTGTCGTTGCAAAACGGACTGGGGAACGAAGCGACGATCGAAACACACCTCGAGTGTCCAGTTCTCGCTGGAACGGCCTCTTACGGGGCGATTCTGGTCGAACCGGGTCTCGTCGAGTGTACTGGTATCGGGGAGGTCGTTCTCGGCGCTCGAGACGGGGGGAAATCACGGCGTGCAGACGAAGTCGGGGCACTGTTCGATTCGGCCGGTCTCGAAACGACGGTCGACGAGGAGATGCCCTGTCGCCTCTGGGAGAAACTCGCCGTCAACACCGGTATCAACCCCGTGACGGCACTAACGCGAACTGACAATGCAGCGGTGCTCGAGGACGAGGCTCGTCCTCTCGCGCGTGGGGTTGTTCGTGAAACTGCACGCACCGCTCGAGCCAGTGGTATTTCGCTCTCGAATCGTGAGGCGCTGACTGCACTGGAATCGGTCGCGAGTGACACCGCTGCGAACACGTCTTCGATGCACCAGGACGTCCTCGCTGGCCAACGCACCGAAATAGATTCGCTCAACGGCTATGTCGTCGATCAATCCGCCAAAGTTGGTGTGGAAACTCCGATGAACCACTCCCTCACGTCCCTCGTTCGAACGTGGGAACGAGGAAAGGGTCTTCGCTAA
- a CDS encoding DUF7130 family rubredoxin-like protein, with product MAIERDRPDLGFGTAVYTDDGEKIGHIRGFDEDGFYVTLRDGFEGMSVEHVRSGHEFGEAHLMWRCLECGEMGPLDTDFPDTCPSCGTGREDLYYWTED from the coding sequence ATGGCCATAGAACGCGACCGCCCAGACCTCGGGTTCGGAACGGCGGTCTACACCGACGACGGAGAGAAAATCGGCCACATCCGTGGCTTCGACGAAGACGGCTTCTACGTCACGCTGCGCGACGGTTTCGAGGGAATGAGTGTCGAACACGTCCGTTCGGGCCACGAATTCGGCGAGGCCCACCTGATGTGGCGGTGTCTCGAGTGCGGTGAGATGGGCCCACTCGACACGGACTTTCCCGACACGTGCCCCTCCTGTGGAACCGGTCGGGAAGACCTCTACTACTGGACCGAAGACTGA
- a CDS encoding alpha/beta fold hydrolase → MTGTGVATVRGCRLSYRRAGTSGPPIVLCHGAGVDDASISWRHAIDALAETHRVYAPDWPGYGESTGDVTHTTESYVDVLEGFVETIPGEVVSLAGISMGGGVALGYALEHPDRVDRLALVDSYGLGEKLPSALSWKLQSQVPGMTEFGKFAAGVTPGTARLVLDNLVADAGELPEPFVEDVRTKLREPGSMQAFTAFQRNELAFDGRVETNYVDDLESLSVPTLLVHGKEDPLVPPEWSVRAADRIPNATLEIVDDCGHWAPRERPEAFNERLMRWLSETRAELRDSAEAYPKAGIPGVTRTGE, encoded by the coding sequence ATGACGGGAACCGGCGTCGCTACCGTTCGTGGGTGTCGACTCTCCTACCGACGGGCCGGGACGAGTGGCCCCCCGATCGTGCTCTGTCACGGTGCCGGAGTCGACGACGCGAGTATATCGTGGCGTCACGCGATCGACGCTCTCGCCGAAACCCATCGCGTCTACGCACCGGACTGGCCGGGATACGGGGAGAGCACGGGGGACGTGACACACACGACCGAGTCCTACGTCGACGTACTCGAGGGGTTCGTCGAAACGATCCCCGGCGAAGTGGTATCGCTCGCCGGCATTTCGATGGGTGGTGGTGTCGCGCTAGGCTACGCCCTCGAGCACCCCGACCGAGTCGACCGGTTGGCGCTCGTCGACAGCTACGGCCTCGGTGAGAAGTTGCCGTCCGCTTTGTCCTGGAAACTCCAGTCACAGGTGCCCGGTATGACCGAATTCGGAAAATTTGCCGCGGGAGTCACGCCGGGTACGGCACGACTGGTCCTCGACAATCTCGTTGCCGACGCCGGCGAACTCCCCGAACCGTTCGTCGAAGACGTGCGAACGAAGCTGAGAGAGCCCGGATCGATGCAAGCGTTTACCGCGTTTCAGCGAAACGAACTCGCATTCGATGGACGCGTCGAGACGAACTACGTCGACGACCTCGAGTCGCTTTCCGTCCCGACGCTGCTCGTCCACGGGAAAGAAGATCCGCTCGTGCCCCCCGAATGGTCGGTCAGAGCGGCGGATCGGATCCCGAACGCGACGCTCGAGATCGTCGACGACTGCGGTCACTGGGCACCTCGAGAGCGACCCGAGGCGTTCAACGAACGCTTGATGCGGTGGCTCTCGGAGACTCGAGCGGAATTACGTGATTCGGCGGAGGCGTATCCGAAAGCTGGGATTCCGGGAGTGACTCGAACGGGAGAGTAA
- a CDS encoding tyrosine-type recombinase/integrase translates to MGNSPREKLQARRDRFEKLVKDGKIDEKTGDAIRELLNAYDENNVMVTKPKGESHRTPQTLMAWLYRLIVFSQYRDLTEATADGINRDVQDMHSGKHPHVQDKGLKKGTLRAYQAAVRRFYQYHDFEVDPNDIPLFDKEETSVDPNDMLTKEEIHEARDAIDNPRDLLIYDLLIYTGQRREALRTLRIKDVDPQEGTFRLNPEVDGLKGAAERNGNRPLLAAKATVQDWINNYHPDASDPEHYLITARPGYSRPDPTTPVSGETIRKVMENIKKETDITKPMHPHAMRHNFVTVAKRDYDIPDDTIKYLIGHDADSTVMESTYAHLSGDDHVQRAEEAFGIREPEEQSSFTPDVCRVCNNPLEPSAKACSNCGTVYTPDAQQTQEQIGGDMKRSYAETEPGDDETLDELDQLDELLENPEVKAALLEKLQE, encoded by the coding sequence ATGGGGAACAGTCCACGCGAGAAACTACAGGCTCGCAGGGATCGGTTTGAGAAGCTAGTCAAGGACGGAAAGATAGACGAAAAGACGGGTGACGCTATCCGCGAATTGCTGAACGCCTACGACGAGAATAACGTCATGGTGACGAAACCCAAGGGGGAGAGTCACCGAACGCCGCAAACACTCATGGCGTGGCTCTATCGGCTGATTGTGTTTTCCCAATACCGAGACCTAACCGAAGCGACGGCCGACGGCATTAACCGCGACGTACAAGATATGCACTCCGGCAAGCACCCCCACGTTCAGGATAAAGGTCTCAAGAAGGGGACGCTTCGGGCGTATCAAGCTGCAGTCCGTCGGTTCTACCAATACCATGACTTTGAGGTAGACCCGAACGATATTCCGCTATTCGACAAAGAAGAAACGTCGGTCGATCCCAACGATATGCTCACGAAAGAGGAGATTCATGAAGCGCGGGACGCAATTGATAATCCCCGCGACTTGCTGATTTACGACCTCCTAATCTACACCGGCCAACGCCGCGAAGCCTTGCGGACGCTTCGAATCAAGGACGTAGATCCGCAAGAAGGAACGTTCAGACTCAACCCCGAAGTTGATGGATTGAAGGGGGCGGCCGAACGGAACGGGAATAGACCACTTCTCGCTGCAAAGGCGACGGTTCAGGATTGGATCAATAACTACCACCCCGATGCATCCGACCCTGAACACTACCTGATTACCGCCCGCCCTGGATACTCGAGACCTGACCCAACAACGCCCGTTAGTGGAGAGACGATTCGGAAAGTAATGGAGAACATTAAGAAAGAGACCGACATCACCAAGCCGATGCACCCCCACGCAATGCGACACAATTTCGTGACTGTCGCAAAACGGGACTACGATATTCCTGACGATACGATCAAGTACCTAATCGGCCATGACGCTGATTCGACCGTCATGGAAAGCACATACGCACACCTATCCGGTGACGACCACGTACAACGCGCGGAAGAAGCCTTCGGGATTCGTGAACCCGAAGAACAATCGTCGTTCACTCCCGACGTGTGCCGCGTGTGTAACAATCCACTCGAGCCAAGCGCCAAAGCCTGCTCGAATTGCGGGACCGTCTATACACCCGATGCACAACAGACCCAAGAACAGATAGGCGGGGATATGAAACGCTCCTATGCTGAAACCGAACCCGGTGACGATGAGACTCTAGACGAACTCGACCAGCTTGATGAACTTCTCGAGAATCCCGAGGTAAAAGCCGCCCTCCTCGAGAAACTACAGGAATGA
- a CDS encoding zinc-ribbon domain-containing protein has translation MSHLCGSCGTTVGTEAKFCPECGTETGQESGEYQADTETDECRKCNTEIPLTAMKCSQCGYEPSKNTAGRWIMGIFAFPVFLLTSLLTVIVPIVFLDGSVPLSSALLTLIFFGGIAAGTGFVLYGIYKAQTWKPTQDAPIQVGPSE, from the coding sequence ATGTCACACCTTTGCGGTAGTTGTGGAACTACAGTAGGGACCGAAGCCAAGTTTTGCCCTGAATGCGGAACAGAGACCGGCCAAGAGAGCGGAGAATACCAAGCAGATACCGAGACGGACGAATGCCGGAAGTGCAACACAGAAATTCCACTAACGGCTATGAAGTGCTCTCAGTGTGGCTATGAGCCTTCGAAGAATACGGCCGGTCGGTGGATTATGGGGATTTTCGCGTTCCCCGTGTTTCTCCTAACTAGTCTCCTAACTGTTATCGTTCCCATTGTGTTCCTTGACGGGTCGGTTCCACTATCCTCCGCTCTCCTAACGCTGATTTTCTTTGGAGGTATTGCCGCCGGAACGGGATTCGTTCTGTACGGGATCTACAAGGCCCAAACCTGGAAGCCAACGCAAGACGCGCCAATCCAGGTTGGCCCTTCGGAATAG